One window of Flavobacteriales bacterium genomic DNA carries:
- a CDS encoding DUF4286 family protein: MIIYNVTVSVDNEVHEMWLAWMRNTHLPEVMATGHFQDARICRVLSEGDSGATYAIQYTCTDMAAYERYREEHAERLKAESEKYYGGKAIAFRTLLEVVHNA; encoded by the coding sequence ATGATCATTTACAACGTCACGGTAAGCGTGGACAACGAAGTGCATGAGATGTGGCTGGCCTGGATGCGGAACACGCACCTGCCGGAAGTGATGGCGACGGGCCATTTCCAGGATGCCCGTATCTGCCGCGTGCTGAGCGAAGGTGATTCCGGCGCGACCTACGCCATCCAATACACCTGCACCGACATGGCGGCCTACGAGCGCTACCGCGAAGAGCATGCGGAACGGCTGAAGGCCGAATCGGAGAAGTACTACGGCGGCAAGGCCATCGCTTTCCGCACCCTTTTGGAAGTGGTCCACAACGCTTGA
- the rsmA gene encoding ribosomal RNA small subunit methyltransferase A: MQVRAKKHLGQHFLKDEEIALRITEALTHHGGYRDVIEVGPGTGALTKHLIGRTDIDLTCVELDRESVAHLHATWPELRVMQGDLLGMDLSRVGDGPLAVIGNFPYNISTQIVFKVLENRDRVTELVGMFQKEVADRLCAGPGSRTYGITSVLSQVWYDMEVLFLVEPDSFIPPPKVRSAVIRMRRNERLHPPCDEKMLFRVVKAAFSQRRKTLHNALKAFAPLKDGVPAEYARQRAEQLSVGDFITLTQLCAGPDA, translated from the coding sequence ATGCAGGTCAGGGCGAAAAAGCACCTCGGGCAGCACTTCCTGAAGGACGAGGAGATCGCGCTGCGGATCACCGAGGCACTCACCCACCACGGCGGCTACCGCGATGTGATCGAAGTAGGCCCCGGAACCGGCGCGCTCACCAAGCACCTCATCGGCCGCACCGACATCGACCTCACCTGCGTCGAACTGGACCGTGAGTCCGTTGCGCACCTGCACGCGACCTGGCCGGAACTCCGCGTGATGCAAGGCGACCTGTTGGGGATGGACCTCTCCCGCGTTGGTGACGGCCCCTTGGCGGTGATCGGCAACTTCCCGTACAACATCAGCACGCAGATCGTCTTCAAGGTGTTGGAGAACCGCGACCGGGTAACGGAACTGGTGGGCATGTTCCAGAAGGAAGTGGCGGACCGGCTCTGCGCCGGACCCGGCAGCCGTACGTACGGTATCACCAGTGTACTTTCCCAAGTGTGGTACGACATGGAAGTGCTCTTTCTCGTCGAGCCGGATTCCTTCATCCCACCACCGAAGGTGCGCAGCGCGGTGATCCGCATGCGACGCAATGAAAGGCTACATCCGCCTTGCGATGAAAAGATGCTCTTCCGCGTGGTGAAGGCGGCTTTCAGCCAGCGGCGGAAGACCCTTCACAATGCGTTAAAGGCCTTTGCGCCATTGAAGGACGGCGTTCCCGCTGAATACGCCCGGCAGCGCGCCGAGCAGCTGTCCGTGGGCGACTTCATCACACTGACGCAGTTGTGTGCGGGGCCGGATGCGTGA